The following are encoded in a window of Thermodesulfobacterium geofontis OPF15 genomic DNA:
- a CDS encoding twin-arginine translocase subunit TatC, whose translation MKRIIFPKIFAVDVLERIRRELIFYISLFFILWLLLLFLFPRLFPYLMFPYFKILKGQPLVFTSLEEALFVILRASFYLALIISLPFLLIRLWKAISQEFYEPEKVFFKKLFFVSFSLGILGLLVGYFLFIPTILKVFLFFGRDFSANLKINYFLFFVLRVLLFSVFVFQIPLFFALLIKEELITEEFYKKRRLYFLGFFYVLSLLLSPTDFFTQILLTLFLFLFFRLAFLIAKFFK comes from the coding sequence ATGAAAAGGATAATCTTTCCTAAAATTTTTGCTGTTGATGTTCTTGAAAGAATAAGAAGAGAACTCATATTTTATATATCTCTTTTTTTTATTTTATGGCTTCTCCTTCTTTTTCTTTTCCCTCGTCTTTTCCCTTATTTAATGTTTCCCTATTTTAAAATCCTTAAAGGTCAGCCCTTAGTTTTTACAAGTTTAGAGGAGGCTTTATTTGTTATTTTAAGAGCTTCTTTTTATTTAGCACTTATTATATCTCTTCCTTTTTTACTTATTCGTCTCTGGAAAGCAATTTCTCAAGAATTTTATGAACCAGAAAAGGTATTTTTTAAAAAACTCTTTTTTGTTTCCTTTAGTCTTGGTATTTTAGGTCTTTTAGTAGGCTATTTTTTATTTATTCCTACAATTTTAAAGGTTTTTCTCTTCTTTGGTAGGGATTTTTCCGCTAACCTTAAGATTAACTATTTTCTTTTTTTTGTATTAAGAGTTCTTTTATTTTCTGTTTTTGTTTTTCAAATCCCTTTATTTTTTGCTCTATTAATAAAGGAAGAACTTATTACTGAAGAATTTTATAAAAAAAGAAGGCTCTATTTTCTTGGTTTTTTTTATGTGTTATCTCTCTTATTATCACCTACTGATTTTTTTACTCAGATCTTGTTAACTTTATTTTTGTTCTTATTTTTTAGATTAGCCTTTTTAATAGCCAAGTTTTTTAAATAA
- a CDS encoding universal stress protein — MENVKKIDPHLLVCYDGTPSSTKIILYLKELFSNTPLELTLLKIISHPSASQGIETDLYKKLQKEAFLEEKAKEVFLQAERELKEVSERLKEHLPAKIYTKVLFKYGDIAEGIINFSKENLFDAILVGRRGLSKIATYILGGVTHKLIVSSLIPVWLIRGDKWNKRVFVPFDLSEKGLKLADYVSFIFANHKDIEITFFHIFHPLSDLKYFEGNIEELIELVKNKEYKEFFTKFKNRILENGFSIEKNKIRFKLKRGFLGPAGEIIREVKKGDYTTIVLGRREKKGIEGFFLGSVSQKIIFYFDDRAIWVVN, encoded by the coding sequence ATGGAAAATGTAAAAAAAATAGATCCCCATCTCCTTGTCTGTTATGACGGAACCCCTTCAAGTACAAAAATTATTCTCTATTTAAAAGAGCTTTTTTCAAACACCCCACTTGAATTAACACTCTTAAAAATTATTTCCCATCCCTCAGCTTCACAGGGTATAGAAACAGACCTTTATAAAAAACTTCAAAAAGAAGCATTTTTAGAAGAAAAAGCAAAAGAAGTTTTTCTTCAAGCAGAAAGGGAATTAAAAGAGGTTTCAGAAAGATTAAAAGAACACCTACCAGCCAAAATTTATACTAAAGTGCTTTTTAAATATGGAGACATTGCAGAGGGTATAATAAATTTTTCTAAGGAAAATCTCTTTGATGCAATCCTTGTAGGAAGAAGGGGTCTTTCAAAAATTGCAACCTATATCTTAGGAGGAGTAACTCACAAGCTAATTGTTTCAAGCCTTATTCCTGTTTGGCTTATAAGAGGAGACAAATGGAATAAAAGAGTTTTTGTCCCCTTTGATCTCTCAGAGAAAGGTTTAAAACTTGCTGATTATGTTAGTTTTATTTTTGCAAACCATAAGGATATAGAAATAACTTTTTTTCATATTTTTCATCCCCTTTCAGACCTAAAATATTTTGAAGGAAACATAGAGGAACTTATAGAATTAGTAAAAAATAAAGAGTATAAAGAATTTTTTACTAAGTTTAAAAATAGAATATTGGAGAACGGATTTTCTATAGAAAAAAATAAAATCAGATTTAAATTAAAAAGAGGGTTTTTAGGTCCAGCAGGTGAAATAATTAGAGAGGTTAAAAAAGGAGATTATACAACAATTGTTTTAGGGAGAAGAGAGAAAAAAGGTATTGAAGGGTTTTTTCTTGGTTCTGTAAGTCAAAAAATAATTTTCTATTTTGATGATAGGGCTATATGGGTAGTAAATTAA
- the argH gene encoding argininosuccinate lyase, translating into MKTMEKKPWSGRFKENTDKFFEDFSESISFDYRLAPYEIKASLVYAEALKEANILTEEELNLIKKGLKEIEEEIKSGKFVFNKSYEDIHMNIEKALYEKIGEVAYKLHTGRSRNEQVVTDLRLYLMDEVENLKKELKALLESIIAKAEKYYGVIIPGFTHLQHAQPVLFSHWFMAYYEMFKHHLEKLKDYEKRLKICPLGSSAFAGCGFNINREKIAKKLGFKDITKNSVFAVSSRDFILELLFILTLIMLDLSRLSEELILWSTQEFDFIDLPDRFCTGSSIMPQKKNPDALELIRGKTASVAGNLFQLIVLLKGLPLSYNRDLQEDKPPLFQALENTKKSIKMMELLIGGIKLKKENIEAHLKKGYLLATELADYLVTKGIPFRKAHHITGEIVLYAEKNQKPLEALTLEEFKKFSKVIEKDVYEWLTMENFFKRREIPGATGYLNVKERLKEAKKEIAEL; encoded by the coding sequence ATGAAAACTATGGAAAAAAAGCCTTGGAGCGGAAGATTCAAAGAAAATACAGATAAATTTTTTGAAGACTTTAGCGAATCAATCTCCTTTGATTATCGCCTTGCACCCTACGAAATAAAGGCAAGCCTTGTTTACGCAGAAGCCTTAAAAGAAGCCAATATTCTAACAGAAGAAGAACTAAATCTTATCAAAAAAGGCTTAAAAGAAATAGAAGAAGAAATAAAAAGCGGAAAGTTTGTTTTTAACAAAAGTTATGAAGATATACACATGAATATTGAAAAAGCACTTTACGAAAAAATAGGGGAGGTAGCTTACAAACTTCATACAGGAAGAAGCAGAAACGAACAAGTAGTTACAGACTTAAGACTTTATTTAATGGATGAGGTAGAAAATCTTAAAAAAGAATTAAAAGCTCTTTTAGAAAGTATAATTGCTAAGGCTGAAAAATATTATGGAGTTATCATACCTGGCTTTACCCATCTTCAGCATGCTCAACCCGTCCTTTTTTCTCACTGGTTTATGGCATATTATGAAATGTTTAAACATCATTTAGAAAAACTTAAAGATTACGAAAAAAGACTTAAAATCTGTCCCCTTGGAAGTTCAGCCTTTGCAGGTTGTGGCTTTAATATAAATAGAGAAAAAATAGCTAAAAAACTTGGTTTTAAAGATATAACAAAAAATAGTGTTTTTGCAGTAAGCTCAAGAGATTTTATTTTAGAACTTCTTTTTATTTTAACTCTTATAATGCTTGATTTATCAAGACTTAGCGAAGAGCTTATTCTCTGGTCAACTCAAGAATTTGATTTTATAGATCTTCCCGATAGATTTTGTACAGGAAGCTCAATTATGCCTCAAAAGAAAAATCCAGATGCTTTAGAATTAATAAGAGGGAAAACTGCATCGGTTGCTGGTAATTTATTTCAACTTATTGTCCTTTTAAAAGGGCTTCCCCTAAGCTATAACAGAGATCTTCAAGAAGATAAACCTCCTCTTTTCCAAGCTCTTGAAAACACAAAAAAATCCATAAAAATGATGGAGCTCCTAATAGGGGGTATCAAATTAAAAAAAGAAAATATAGAAGCTCATTTAAAAAAGGGATATCTTCTTGCAACTGAGCTTGCAGACTATTTGGTTACAAAAGGGATTCCTTTTAGAAAGGCTCATCATATCACAGGAGAAATTGTTCTTTATGCAGAAAAAAATCAAAAACCTTTAGAAGCTCTTACATTGGAAGAATTTAAAAAATTTTCTAAGGTTATAGAAAAGGACGTTTATGAATGGTTAACTATGGAAAATTTTTTTAAAAGAAGAGAAATACCTGGGGCAACAGGTTATCTTAATGTAAAAGAAAGACTTAAAGAGGCAAAAAAAGAAATAGCAGAACTTTAG
- the nadB gene encoding L-aspartate oxidase, whose protein sequence is MEIVKTDILIIGSGIAGLSLALRLKDLGEITILTKKRAFETATSLAQGGIACVMGEDDNFELHINDTLIAGDGLCKKEVVELVVKSAPERIKELIKWGVNFDKDPENPEKFHLTLEGGHSRRRILHVGDYTGRVIENVLIERVLQENNIKILEHCFVVKLLVENLLKPSKILGALVLDLTHIKPVIFLAKVVALCTGGAGKVYLYTSNPDTATGDGIALAYQVGCRIANMEFVQFHPTCLYHPKAKNFLISEALRGEGAVLLNAEGKRFMHKYDPVRKELAPRDVVTRAIDMEIKKTGAECVYLDISHLPSDYIKRRFPFIYETCLKFGIDITSQPIPVVPAAHYLCGGIYTNIWGQTDIPNLFAIGECTCTGLHGGNRLASNSLLEALVFSYQASLKIRELWKELKDMPFKEPLIKELTVKEIKEEKVFISHNWDLIRKIMWDFVGIVRSLKMLEFAQKRIEFIKKEIKENWPGIYLDLDTMELKKIAIVAELITRSALQRLESRGTHYLIDYPYKRDIYQKDTIISKNF, encoded by the coding sequence ATGGAAATTGTTAAGACAGATATTCTTATAATAGGTTCTGGAATTGCAGGTTTAAGCCTTGCTTTAAGACTTAAAGATTTAGGAGAGATTACTATTCTTACTAAAAAAAGGGCATTTGAAACAGCTACTTCCTTAGCTCAGGGAGGCATAGCCTGTGTGATGGGTGAGGATGATAATTTTGAACTTCATATTAATGATACCCTTATCGCAGGAGATGGTTTGTGTAAAAAAGAAGTGGTAGAATTGGTTGTAAAATCAGCTCCAGAAAGGATAAAAGAACTTATAAAATGGGGAGTAAATTTTGATAAAGATCCAGAAAACCCGGAAAAATTTCATTTAACCCTTGAAGGAGGACATTCAAGAAGAAGAATCCTTCATGTAGGAGATTATACTGGAAGAGTTATAGAAAATGTACTTATAGAACGGGTTTTACAGGAAAATAATATAAAAATTCTTGAACACTGCTTTGTTGTAAAATTGTTAGTTGAAAACTTACTAAAACCATCAAAAATTTTAGGCGCCTTGGTTCTTGATCTTACCCATATAAAACCTGTGATATTTTTAGCTAAGGTTGTTGCTCTTTGTACAGGTGGTGCAGGAAAAGTTTATCTTTATACCAGCAATCCTGATACTGCCACAGGCGATGGAATAGCTCTTGCTTATCAAGTAGGATGTAGAATTGCAAATATGGAATTTGTCCAATTTCATCCTACCTGTTTATATCATCCTAAGGCAAAAAATTTCTTAATTTCAGAAGCTTTAAGAGGGGAGGGAGCAGTTCTTTTAAATGCAGAAGGGAAAAGATTTATGCATAAATACGATCCAGTTAGAAAAGAACTTGCTCCAAGGGATGTTGTTACCAGAGCTATAGATATGGAAATTAAAAAAACAGGAGCTGAATGCGTTTACTTAGATATTTCTCATCTTCCTTCAGATTATATAAAAAGAAGATTTCCTTTCATATACGAAACTTGTTTAAAATTTGGTATTGATATAACCTCTCAACCAATTCCTGTTGTTCCAGCAGCTCATTATCTTTGTGGTGGAATTTATACTAATATATGGGGTCAAACTGATATTCCTAATTTATTTGCTATAGGAGAATGTACTTGTACAGGTCTTCATGGAGGAAATAGACTTGCCTCAAATTCCCTTCTTGAAGCCCTTGTTTTTTCCTATCAAGCAAGCTTAAAAATAAGAGAGCTTTGGAAAGAACTTAAAGATATGCCCTTTAAAGAACCTCTTATAAAAGAATTGACTGTTAAAGAAATAAAAGAGGAAAAAGTTTTTATTTCTCATAACTGGGATTTAATAAGAAAAATAATGTGGGATTTTGTAGGTATAGTGAGAAGTTTAAAAATGTTAGAATTTGCACAAAAAAGAATAGAATTTATTAAGAAAGAAATAAAAGAAAACTGGCCAGGTATTTATCTTGATCTTGATACTATGGAATTAAAAAAAATTGCTATAGTAGCAGAATTAATAACCAGATCAGCCCTTCAAAGATTAGAATCAAGAGGAACTCATTATTTAATTGATTATCCCTATAAAAGAGATATTTATCAAAAAGATACCATAATTTCAAAAAATTTTTAA
- a CDS encoding transposase, with protein sequence MEETRIYHVLTKSIAGFKIFLDEKDYQRMLDLLKYYQYNPKVKFSYYITLDHKAKLYHDQLKDENPFVEIIAYCLMPTHIHLALYEVLDRGVSEYMRRVLDSYTRYFNKKIKRKGPLWESKIKKVKVISQEQLLHLTRYIHLNPTTAGLVKKPEEWQYSSYREYIGLENTKLCVKERFFDFSKKEYKKFVEDRTDYQKSLNLIKNIILEQF encoded by the coding sequence ATGGAAGAAACCAGAATTTACCATGTATTAACAAAAAGCATTGCCGGATTTAAAATATTCTTAGATGAAAAAGATTACCAAAGAATGTTAGACCTTTTAAAATACTATCAATACAATCCTAAAGTAAAATTTTCCTATTACATAACCTTAGATCACAAAGCCAAACTCTATCATGATCAATTAAAAGATGAAAATCCTTTTGTCGAAATTATTGCCTACTGTCTTATGCCTACCCATATCCATTTAGCTTTATATGAAGTTTTAGACAGAGGAGTTTCTGAATATATGAGAAGAGTTTTAGATAGTTACACAAGATATTTTAATAAAAAGATTAAAAGAAAAGGTCCTCTTTGGGAAAGCAAAATTAAGAAAGTAAAAGTTATTTCACAAGAACAATTATTACATCTAACAAGATATATTCACCTCAATCCTACTACAGCAGGATTAGTTAAAAAACCAGAAGAATGGCAATATTCATCTTATCGAGAGTATATAGGGCTTGAAAACACAAAACTGTGCGTAAAAGAAAGGTTTTTTGATTTCTCAAAGAAAGAATATAAAAAATTTGTAGAAGATAGAACAGACTACCAAAAATCCCTAAACCTCATAAAAAACATTATTTTAGAACAATTCTAA
- a CDS encoding NAD(P)/FAD-dependent oxidoreductase yields MDYDIAIIGLGPAGIQAGIHAGRRKNKVIIFGKTSESALNYAHLENYFGFKEKIEGKELLSAGIEQLKKADVTILEEDIIKIEPLEKGFKLITEKEKEITAIALILAMGVKRKKSFFKREKDFIGKGVSYCVDCDAWFYKGKKVIVIGDGSSAIWGAKFLTQFAKEIYFYFSKGELSSEEKKSLEEKGIKILTLKPVEIIGENEVKGVKLEDESILEVDGIFIEQGAKGPLELLAPLGIELDPETFNYVKVDREMKTNVEGIFACGDITGPPFQVAKAVGEGCIAGLSASDYVSKVKRES; encoded by the coding sequence ATGGATTATGACATAGCTATAATAGGTTTAGGTCCTGCAGGTATTCAGGCAGGTATTCATGCAGGAAGAAGAAAAAATAAAGTAATTATATTTGGTAAAACCTCAGAAAGTGCTCTTAATTATGCTCATTTAGAAAATTATTTTGGTTTTAAAGAAAAAATAGAAGGAAAAGAGCTTTTATCTGCAGGAATAGAACAACTTAAAAAAGCTGATGTTACAATCCTTGAAGAAGACATTATAAAAATAGAACCCCTTGAGAAAGGATTTAAGCTTATTACAGAAAAAGAAAAGGAAATTACAGCTATAGCTCTTATTTTAGCTATGGGTGTAAAAAGAAAAAAAAGCTTTTTTAAGAGGGAAAAGGATTTTATAGGAAAGGGTGTTTCCTATTGTGTTGATTGCGATGCCTGGTTTTATAAAGGAAAAAAAGTGATAGTTATTGGAGATGGAAGTTCTGCTATTTGGGGAGCAAAATTTTTAACCCAATTTGCTAAGGAAATTTATTTTTATTTTTCTAAAGGAGAACTCTCTTCTGAAGAAAAAAAATCTCTTGAAGAAAAGGGAATAAAAATTCTTACTCTAAAGCCAGTTGAGATAATAGGAGAAAATGAGGTAAAAGGTGTTAAATTAGAAGATGAAAGTATTTTAGAGGTTGATGGAATTTTTATTGAGCAAGGAGCAAAAGGACCTTTAGAGCTTCTTGCACCTCTCGGAATAGAGCTTGACCCTGAAACTTTTAATTATGTAAAAGTAGATAGAGAGATGAAAACTAATGTAGAAGGAATTTTTGCTTGTGGAGATATAACCGGTCCTCCTTTTCAAGTAGCTAAAGCTGTTGGAGAAGGTTGTATAGCTGGTCTTTCAGCTTCAGACTACGTAAGTAAAGTAAAAAGGGAGAGCTAA
- the trxB gene encoding thioredoxin-disulfide reductase, which yields MKLYDLVIVGAGPAGITAYLYAKRSLLEVLLVDKIGIGGQLLLIDFVENYPGFPEGITGFELADLFRRHIETLGLNFKQGEVKKLEKKDNFFNLYLDNNEILTSKTVLLSIGASPRKLNIPGEKKFTGKGVSYCATCDGPFFKDKIIAVVGGGDTALQESLSLTKFAKKIYLIHRRNTFRATKVLQERVFKEEKIEILWNTIVTEIRGKDQVEEIEIFNKEKGEKSTLKVSGIFIFIGYEPNTDWLKGVIELDNEGFIITDAEMRTSLPGVWAAGDCRSKVGKQIVIACGEGAVAVISIENYLQSIGI from the coding sequence TTGAAGTTGTATGATTTAGTAATAGTTGGTGCAGGTCCTGCAGGAATAACTGCTTATCTTTATGCAAAAAGATCCCTTTTAGAAGTTCTTCTTGTTGATAAAATAGGGATTGGTGGACAACTTCTTCTTATAGATTTTGTTGAAAATTATCCCGGTTTTCCAGAAGGTATAACAGGATTTGAATTAGCTGATTTATTTAGAAGGCATATTGAAACACTTGGTTTAAATTTTAAGCAAGGAGAGGTTAAAAAATTAGAAAAGAAAGATAACTTTTTTAATCTTTATTTAGATAACAATGAAATTTTAACTTCTAAAACTGTTCTTTTATCTATAGGTGCTTCTCCCAGAAAATTAAATATTCCTGGAGAAAAAAAATTCACAGGAAAAGGGGTTTCCTATTGTGCAACCTGCGATGGACCCTTCTTTAAAGATAAAATTATAGCTGTAGTAGGTGGAGGTGATACAGCTTTACAAGAATCACTTTCTTTAACCAAATTTGCTAAAAAGATATATCTTATTCATAGAAGAAATACTTTTAGAGCAACTAAAGTTTTACAAGAAAGAGTTTTTAAAGAAGAAAAAATAGAAATTCTTTGGAATACAATTGTTACAGAAATTAGAGGAAAAGACCAGGTAGAAGAAATAGAAATTTTTAATAAAGAAAAAGGAGAAAAAAGCACCCTTAAAGTTTCAGGAATTTTTATTTTTATAGGTTATGAGCCAAATACTGATTGGTTAAAGGGTGTGATAGAATTAGATAATGAAGGATTTATTATTACTGATGCAGAAATGAGAACCTCTCTTCCCGGAGTATGGGCAGCCGGAGATTGCAGAAGTAAAGTAGGAAAACAAATTGTTATTGCTTGTGGTGAAGGAGCAGTAGCAGTGATTTCTATAGAAAATTATCTTCAATCAATAGGGATTTAA
- a CDS encoding DNA gyrase inhibitor YacG: MGSKLKVKCPICKKKTTWENNPYRPFCSKECKLADLYHWIKEDYRIKVSEIDSLNNAGIYLNKKEE; the protein is encoded by the coding sequence ATGGGTAGTAAATTAAAAGTTAAATGTCCCATTTGTAAAAAGAAAACCACTTGGGAAAACAATCCTTATAGACCATTTTGTTCTAAGGAATGCAAACTTGCAGATCTTTATCACTGGATTAAAGAAGATTATAGAATAAAAGTTTCCGAAATAGATTCACTTAATAATGCAGGAATCTATTTAAATAAAAAAGAAGAATAA
- the alr gene encoding alanine racemase, producing the protein MIWYKKLEINLKNLRKNFRALKKFLPKNTKILPVIKNDAYGHGLLEVAKTLSEEGIFGFGLSEPEEASLLRKNGFSQPILFLSGFEKDWLPEMYNLKVIPVVTNFDTFEWLKEFVKKINIKWEFHLKLDTGMHRFGLNFSELDQFIEKLKSFPLLKLTGLMTHLSCAENPEHELTQIQLKKLKEALEKLKNNKIIPKYIHFANSGGIIFLPEKGNLVRPGISLYGGYPNFKARELIKLYPVMTLKSRIVEIKRLKKGEYAGYGPNFKAKKATNLGLVPVGYGDGYLRSLSNKGFAWCKGKRVAIVGNISMKALYLDITELENPQIGDEVILLGGKNEEVPADELASLAGTISYELFCNLGKSIPREYINV; encoded by the coding sequence ATTATTTGGTATAAAAAATTAGAGATAAACTTAAAAAATCTTAGAAAAAATTTTAGAGCTTTAAAAAAATTTTTACCTAAAAATACAAAAATTTTACCTGTTATAAAAAATGATGCTTATGGACACGGGCTTTTAGAAGTAGCAAAAACCCTTTCAGAAGAAGGAATCTTTGGATTTGGTCTTTCTGAACCTGAAGAAGCTTCACTCCTTAGAAAAAATGGATTTTCTCAGCCTATACTTTTTCTTTCAGGATTTGAAAAAGATTGGCTTCCTGAAATGTATAATTTAAAAGTTATTCCTGTAGTTACTAATTTTGATACCTTTGAGTGGTTAAAAGAATTTGTTAAAAAAATTAATATTAAATGGGAATTCCATCTTAAGCTTGATACAGGAATGCATAGATTTGGTCTTAATTTTTCAGAGCTTGACCAATTTATAGAAAAACTTAAAAGTTTCCCTCTTCTTAAACTTACAGGACTTATGACCCATCTTTCTTGTGCAGAAAATCCAGAACACGAATTAACCCAAATTCAATTAAAAAAATTAAAAGAGGCTTTAGAAAAATTAAAAAATAATAAAATTATTCCTAAGTATATTCATTTTGCCAATTCAGGTGGTATAATATTTTTACCTGAGAAAGGAAATCTTGTGAGACCAGGAATTAGTTTATATGGAGGTTATCCCAATTTTAAAGCACGAGAACTTATAAAACTTTACCCTGTTATGACTTTAAAATCAAGGATAGTTGAGATAAAGAGATTAAAAAAAGGAGAATATGCAGGATATGGTCCTAATTTTAAAGCAAAAAAGGCAACCAATCTTGGTCTTGTTCCTGTTGGATATGGAGACGGATATCTTAGAAGTTTAAGTAATAAAGGATTTGCCTGGTGTAAAGGAAAAAGAGTTGCTATAGTGGGAAATATCTCTATGAAGGCGCTTTATTTAGATATAACAGAGCTTGAAAATCCTCAAATAGGAGATGAGGTTATTCTTCTTGGAGGAAAAAATGAAGAAGTTCCTGCTGATGAACTTGCAAGCCTTGCAGGAACCATAAGCTATGAGCTTTTTTGTAACTTAGGAAAATCTATTCCCCGAGAGTATATAAATGTTTAA
- a CDS encoding cofactor-independent phosphoglycerate mutase, with the protein MGRRKKKETLPQEEVFQSKLLKEISPPPKGMKYILLIGDGMGDFPIKELKNKTPLEVAITPGMDFIASYGEIGICQTIPPNMHPGSDVAIMGLLGYPPEEKYTGRGPIEAASKGIELRPEDVAYRCNLVTIQFEGKDLIMEDYSAGHISTEEAVELIEAINRNAGTDKIEIIPGVSYRHILIWRGGSGGLQTYPPHDLLGKSIWFAFQAYDEEPYLKEFIIKAIEILEKHPINLRRKLNNLPPANAIWPWGQGRTPEIEPFFEKWGLKGAVISAVDLVRGLGKLAKMTIIDVPGATGYIDTNYEGKVDYALEALKDHDFVLIHVEAPDEVSHQGSLELKIKAINEFDRRVVRYLLERINEVTKKYRILVCCDHLTPISIRTHSAKPVPFAIFDVTQHKKKKRDIKFCEREAFQSPLIFKSGPELTQYFLQRAPLI; encoded by the coding sequence ATGGGAAGAAGAAAAAAGAAAGAAACTCTTCCACAAGAGGAAGTTTTTCAGTCTAAGCTCTTAAAAGAAATTTCTCCCCCACCAAAAGGGATGAAGTATATACTTCTTATTGGTGATGGTATGGGAGATTTTCCCATAAAAGAATTAAAAAATAAAACTCCTTTAGAGGTAGCTATTACTCCTGGGATGGATTTTATAGCCTCTTATGGAGAAATAGGAATTTGTCAAACTATTCCGCCTAATATGCATCCTGGTTCTGATGTGGCTATAATGGGGCTTTTAGGTTATCCTCCAGAGGAAAAATATACAGGAAGAGGACCAATTGAAGCAGCAAGCAAAGGCATAGAACTAAGACCTGAAGATGTAGCTTATAGATGTAATCTTGTAACTATACAATTTGAAGGTAAAGACCTTATTATGGAAGATTATTCTGCAGGACATATTTCTACAGAAGAGGCAGTTGAATTAATAGAAGCCATCAATAGAAATGCAGGAACAGATAAAATTGAAATAATCCCGGGAGTAAGTTATAGGCATATTCTTATATGGAGAGGAGGCTCTGGAGGTCTTCAAACCTATCCTCCTCATGATCTTTTAGGAAAAAGTATTTGGTTTGCCTTTCAAGCTTATGATGAAGAGCCCTATTTAAAAGAATTTATAATTAAAGCTATAGAAATTTTAGAAAAACATCCTATTAATTTGAGAAGAAAACTAAATAATTTACCTCCAGCTAATGCTATATGGCCTTGGGGGCAAGGAAGGACTCCTGAAATTGAACCATTTTTTGAAAAATGGGGTTTAAAAGGGGCTGTTATTAGTGCTGTAGACTTAGTAAGGGGGCTTGGTAAACTTGCTAAAATGACTATTATTGATGTTCCTGGTGCTACAGGATATATAGATACCAATTATGAGGGTAAAGTAGATTATGCCTTAGAAGCTTTAAAAGATCACGACTTTGTTCTTATTCATGTAGAAGCCCCTGATGAGGTCTCTCATCAAGGTTCCTTAGAATTAAAAATTAAAGCTATAAATGAATTTGATAGAAGAGTAGTAAGATATCTTCTTGAGAGAATAAATGAGGTTACTAAAAAATATAGAATTCTTGTATGCTGTGATCATTTAACTCCTATTTCTATAAGAACTCATTCAGCAAAGCCTGTTCCTTTTGCTATTTTTGATGTAACTCAGCATAAAAAGAAAAAAAGAGATATAAAATTCTGCGAAAGAGAGGCTTTTCAATCTCCGCTAATTTTTAAAAGTGGTCCAGAACTAACACAATATTTTTTACAAAGAGCTCCTCTTATTTAA
- the tatB gene encoding Sec-independent protein translocase protein TatB, protein MFNIGFSEAVIIFLVALIVLGPEKLPEIGKFLGKLSLELKKGIEDIKRELEIEEVEKEFKEEIKEVKKEIEEIKEASTQIIENPLKSDEKDNLS, encoded by the coding sequence ATGTTTAATATAGGTTTTTCAGAAGCTGTTATTATATTTTTAGTTGCCTTAATTGTTCTTGGTCCTGAGAAACTTCCTGAAATTGGTAAATTTTTAGGAAAACTTTCCTTAGAGCTTAAAAAAGGTATAGAAGATATAAAAAGAGAACTTGAAATTGAGGAAGTGGAAAAGGAATTTAAAGAAGAAATTAAAGAGGTTAAAAAAGAAATAGAAGAAATTAAAGAAGCTTCAACTCAAATAATAGAAAATCCACTCAAATCTGATGAAAAGGATAATCTTTCCTAA